One Spirochaetota bacterium genomic window, GCATGCGCCAGTTCTATCGCGCCATGGCGGATTTCGAATCGCTTTTCCAGTACGCGAAGATAGAGAACTCCATCAAGGATGCGCCGTCGGCACCGCCGATGAAGGTCCCGAACGGGAAGATAGAGCTCAAGGGTGTTTCATTCCGCTATCACAAGAAGAACGTGTTCACGGATTTCTCACTTTCGATACGCATGCATGAACGGGTGGCTCTCGTCGGCCGCTCCGGCTGCGGGAAGACAACGCTCGTGAAACTGCTCTATCGTCTCTACGATGTCGATGAGGGCTGCATTTGTATCGACGGCGTGAATATTCGCGACGTGGCGCAGGAATCGCTTCGGCGTTCGATGGCGATAGTCCCGCAGGAATGCATGCTCTTTGACGATACGGTGTACAACAACATCGCCTTCTCGAACCCGGACGCGCCGCGGAAGGATGTGCTTGCCGCGATGCGCTTTGCCCAGCTCGATGTAGTGGTAAAGAGCTTTCCCCTGGAGGAGAACACCATCGTCGGCGAGCGTGGCGTGAAGCTTTCCGGCGGCGAGAAACAGCGCGTGTCCATTGCGCGCGCCCTCCTTGCGAAGACAAAGATCGTCGTCCTTGACGAAGCGACATCATCGCTCGACTCAAAGACCGAGCATGATATTCAGCGCGACCTCGCGCGGCTCTTGCGCGGACGCACGGCCATCATCATCGCGCACCGGCTCTCGACGATAATGAACGCGGACCGTATCATCGTCCTTGAGCGCGGACGCATCGTCGATGAGGGACGGCACACGGAATTGATACGGCGGCCCGGCGTATATAAAAAGCTGTGGAACCTCCAGAAGAACGGCTACATCGAATAACACGGGAGCATCACGATGCGAAGAAAAGAACGGGAAATAACCGATACGGCGGAGATAGAGTCGATACTGAAGTCGGCAGAGGTGGCGACGCTTGCGCTCATCGACGGCGATACCCCTTACGCGCTGCCGCTCAATTTCGGCTACCGCGAGAGGACGCTCTTCATCCATTGCGCGCTCGAAGGGCGGAAGATCGACATGCTCAGAAGGCACCCATCGGTCGCTTTCTCCGTGTTCGATAATTACGCCGTCATTCGCGGGGAGACGGCCTGCCACTGGGGCGTACGCTATCGCTCGGTGCTCGGGACAGGACGCGTGCGGTTCATTACCGACGCCGCCGAGAAGAAGAGGGCGCTCGATATACTCATGTCGAAATTCACCGAAGGACCGTTCGTCTATGATGAGAAGCAGATGTCGCGTACCTGCACGTTCGCCGTCGATATCGCAACGATGAGCGGGAAACAGAAACTCTAGCCGTTTGCTTTCCCCCGCCCTTTTGCTATAATACTCATCACAAAGGAAAACAAACATGGATATTCTCTTCTGGATAATAGCGTTCGTCGTGCTCGGTGTTCTCATCTTCGTGCATGAACTCGGCCATCTCGTCATGGGACTTATTACCGGCATAAAAGCGGAAGTATTCTCGATAGGGTACGGCAAAGGCATCATCTCAAAAACGCTCTGGGGCATCAAATTCCAGATCGGCTGGTTCCCCATCGGCGGCTACTGCAAATTCAAGGGCGAAGACCCCAATGACAAGGGCGGATCGAAGGACGATTTCCTCAATACGCACCCGTTGAAGCGGCTTTCCATCGCTGTCGGCGGTCCGGCGTTCAATTATTTCTTCGCCGTCATGCTGTTGGCAGCGCTCGCCATGCTTCCGTCAACGCGGAATTTTTACGCACCGACACTGAGCGTTTTCGAGAACGCAAAATACGCCGGCGGCAAGGATGAGATCTCGGCAGCGCATCGCGCCGGTTTCAGGAGCGGCGATGTGATCATTTCGGTGAACAAGAAGTCCGTACGCACCGACCGCGATGTGTACGATGCCCTGAAGGACGTAAGCGCTTTCGCCAAGGATTCGGAAACAAAATTCACCGTACGGCGCGGCAGTGCGACCGTTGATCTGAAGCTGCGCGGCGATGATATGCAGCGCTTCATGGGCGGCTCATCGGGGATTATCATAGCATCGACGACGCTCACGATAAAACGCGTACAGGCGAACTCGGCGGCGCAGAACGCCGGGCTTAAGGCGGGCGACACTATCGCCGTGGTGAACGGGAAGGCAGTCTCCTATTACAGCGATTTTCGCACCGCCGTGTACGATAATCCCGGAACAAAGATAACGATAAGCGTGCGCCGCGGAAAAGAGACCGTAACGCGTGATGTCATCCCCGCGACGAAAAGATCCGGCAATACTTCATACGGCGTCATCGGCGTGGAATTCTCCGATGCGCCGCTTTCCACCGAACGTACACCCGGCAAGCCGCTCCATCGCGCCATCATAAGCGGGTTCACGGAGAGCGCATCGACCTTGACAAGCTATGTGCGCGGGCTCGGCATGCTCGTGACCGGGCAATTGCCGCTCAAGGATTCGGTGGGCGGCCCCATTCGCATCATGCAGATGACGCAGGAAGTGGCGAAAACGAGCATCGTTGGGCTCATCAATTTCACCGCCGTGCTGAGCCTCATCCTCTTTCTCATGAACCTCCTGCCGATCCCCATCGTTGACGGATCGATAATAGTGTTCTCGCTTTGGGAATTCATATCGAGGAAGCCGCTCAACCGCGCGCTTCTTATCCGCATACAGATGGTCGGCTTCGCGCTTTTAGTATCGCTCGGGATCATCATAACCGCGAACGATATCATGCATATCTTCCGCTGACGATACGCGCCGCTCACTGAGGGGTTATCGTGAAGATAATATCGCATCGCAGAAGCATCATGCCGTTCGGCATATCGCGGACGGGGACCATCACATCGTATCCGCCGCACAGCCACGATTTCACCGAACTGACCTATATTCACACGGGCGACGGCGTTCATATCCTCAACGGCGAACGAACGCCCTTCCGCGCGCATGATGTCCTCTTCACACCGCCGACCATCGAACACTCCTTCGCCGCTGCCGGCACGCATGATCAGACGAGCATAGCGTTCTATCCGGAATTCTTCCGCGCGCACTCGCTCGCACCGACGGCTGCCGCACTTGCCGCCATTATCCGCTCCGGCCGCTGCGCACTCTCGCTCCTGCCCGACCAGGCGGACGATTTCGAGCGCACGATAGATGCGATGTTCCGTGAATACATGTTCAAGCAGCACCGCTATGAACGGATGATAGCCCTTTCCGCGGCACGACTCATCGCCATCATCGAGCGTTCGTCCGCCGAGAAGAGTTCCGTGCTCTCCCGTTTCAAGGATATGCCCTCTCCGCTTTATACCGCACTCATGCGCATCGAGTCCGAGTACCATCTCCTCGGTGAAAGCGGCGAGATGGCGTCCGATTCCGAAGTGAGCGCCAAGCACCTGATACGCCTCTTTAAAAAACACCTGAAGCTCACGCCGCTGCAGTATCTGAACCGCGTGCGTGTGGAGAAATGCTGCGAGCTCATCTCCGTGAAGGATATAGCCATTGCGGATGCGGCATACCGCACCGGGTTCAACGATCTTGCCAATTTCAACCGGCTCTTCAAGCGCTTCACCGGCATGACTCCCACCGCGTTCCGCACCGCGATAGCGGCGAAGAAGATCGACCCGGCGTCGGCGAACCGCTTCGGTTTTCCGCTCAGGATGATACCATCTGACCCCCAGCGCCGTTCCCCTTTTTAAGGCGAGCGCCTTTGGCGCAGCCCAGCGGCAACGCCACTACGGGGAAAGGGCAGCCGGCAGGCGCAAAAACCTGTCTATAATTTTTACATCACCATCGTCCGATAATGTTGTTATATGTCATCTTCGGGGCAGTAATGGACGATCAAAGAAAAGCTGGTATCATGTTCCTCGGCCCGCGTGATATTTACGCGGAGATAGAGCACGTCCTCACCGCCATGCGCATGGAGGGGAGCGTTGAAGCGGTGCGCGCCGTCTATAACGACACGCGGCGGATATTCTCCGGCGACCATGAAGAATATAAGGCGAGCAATACCGGCTATCATGACTTCGCGCATACTGAGAACGTGTTCCTCGCGGCGCTGCGCCTCATCCACGGCGTACACATCGGCACGAGGCTCATCGACGAGCGGGGGGCGCGGCTTGCGCTCATCGCCTCGCTCCTGCACGATATCGGCTTCATACAGGAGAAGAACGACAACGACGGCACAGGCGCAAAATACGGGGCGCATCATGAGAAGCGGAGCATGCGCTTCACCGAACGATATCTTACCGCCAACGGGTATTCCGAAGAGGACATCGCCTCCTGTGCGAAGATGATAGCCTGCACCATGCTCGGGCTCGCACCGTCGGCGATCAATTTCAGTTCCCCGATGATACAGAGTGCGGGCTTTATCGTGGGCTCGGCCGACCTCATCGGCCAGCTTGCCGACAGGCTCTATCTGGAGAAGCTCCTCCTCCTCTACCGCGAGGTACGCGAAAGCGGGACGACGGTGTTCACCTCGGAATTCGATCTGCTCAAGAAAACGGAGAACTTCTACCGCAAGGTCGCTGCACAGCGATTGACCGCCGATTTCGGGAATAAGACCGAGCATCTGCATCTGCATTTCCGCGAACGCTGGGGTATTGACGAGAACCTCTACGCGGGCTACATCGAAAAGAACATCGCATACCTCCACTCGATACTCGAGCGCGACGCCGAACATTATCGGGATTACCTCCGGCGCGGCGGCATTGTCGATGAGCTCGGCGAACCGTAAGCGGCCGCATCGATGAAGTACCCGAAAAAGAAAAAGCCCGCGGTCGCGCTGCCGGCACATCGTTTCGCGTTCATCGCGCACGAACTTAAGGGCACGCTCGCCGCGGCAATGCAGAACCTCTATGCGCTCAAGGACGGGTATTTCGGCGCCGTGAGCGATGAGCAGAAGAAGATCATCGCCACCTCGCTCACCTATCTCGGTTATTTCGATTCCATGATGAAGAACCTGTTCATGTTCGAGCGCATCGGCGAGAAGATGTTCGTCCCCGTGCTTCGACCGACGACGCTCGACACGGTCATACTGCCGGCTGCCGCATCCATACGCACCATTGCCGAGCAGCGCCGGCTCACGATAGGAACGGATATAGCACCCGGCATCATCGTCCCCGCGGACAGCGGCATGCTCGCCGCCGCGATAATGAACATCCTCGGCAATGCGGCATCCTACGCATCGGCGGGCGGGTGCATAACCGTTCGCGCCGTAGCGCAAGCCTCCCGTGTGACCATCGATATCTATAACGACGGCACGCCGATAGCAGCACGCGATGTGAAAAAGCTCTTCAGGAAATTCTCGCGCCTTGACCGCGATGCGGACCATATTGCCGGCACCGGCCTCGGGCTTTTCATCGCCCGCGCCATCATCAAGAAACACCGCGGCTCCATCGCCTGCGTGCCCCGCAGTACGGGCAATTCATTCGTCATTACGCTCCCGCTCTCAAGAACATAGATCCCGCACGATATCGTCGTGAAACACCATAGTTGAAATAGACCGGGGCGCTGAGAACAGCGACCGCTCTGTTGCATGGAACAAGGGCTCATGAGCCCTTGTTCTCTATTTTCACGACAGCTTGTGCATTGACAAATCACGGCGTTATGTTATTTTTATCGTGACGGAAACTCCGCATGTGCTCGCTCGGGTGATTGGTTTTTCCGGGAGGCATACGATGCGTTCATTCATACGGGCATCCTTCATTTTTGCGCTCACCTTCTC contains:
- a CDS encoding AraC family transcriptional regulator — its product is MKIISHRRSIMPFGISRTGTITSYPPHSHDFTELTYIHTGDGVHILNGERTPFRAHDVLFTPPTIEHSFAAAGTHDQTSIAFYPEFFRAHSLAPTAAALAAIIRSGRCALSLLPDQADDFERTIDAMFREYMFKQHRYERMIALSAARLIAIIERSSAEKSSVLSRFKDMPSPLYTALMRIESEYHLLGESGEMASDSEVSAKHLIRLFKKHLKLTPLQYLNRVRVEKCCELISVKDIAIADAAYRTGFNDLANFNRLFKRFTGMTPTAFRTAIAAKKIDPASANRFGFPLRMIPSDPQRRSPF
- a CDS encoding HAMP domain-containing sensor histidine kinase, with the translated sequence MKYPKKKKPAVALPAHRFAFIAHELKGTLAAAMQNLYALKDGYFGAVSDEQKKIIATSLTYLGYFDSMMKNLFMFERIGEKMFVPVLRPTTLDTVILPAAASIRTIAEQRRLTIGTDIAPGIIVPADSGMLAAAIMNILGNAASYASAGGCITVRAVAQASRVTIDIYNDGTPIAARDVKKLFRKFSRLDRDADHIAGTGLGLFIARAIIKKHRGSIACVPRSTGNSFVITLPLSRT
- the rseP gene encoding RIP metalloprotease RseP — translated: MDILFWIIAFVVLGVLIFVHELGHLVMGLITGIKAEVFSIGYGKGIISKTLWGIKFQIGWFPIGGYCKFKGEDPNDKGGSKDDFLNTHPLKRLSIAVGGPAFNYFFAVMLLAALAMLPSTRNFYAPTLSVFENAKYAGGKDEISAAHRAGFRSGDVIISVNKKSVRTDRDVYDALKDVSAFAKDSETKFTVRRGSATVDLKLRGDDMQRFMGGSSGIIIASTTLTIKRVQANSAAQNAGLKAGDTIAVVNGKAVSYYSDFRTAVYDNPGTKITISVRRGKETVTRDVIPATKRSGNTSYGVIGVEFSDAPLSTERTPGKPLHRAIISGFTESASTLTSYVRGLGMLVTGQLPLKDSVGGPIRIMQMTQEVAKTSIVGLINFTAVLSLILFLMNLLPIPIVDGSIIVFSLWEFISRKPLNRALLIRIQMVGFALLVSLGIIITANDIMHIFR
- a CDS encoding pyridoxamine 5'-phosphate oxidase family protein, coding for MRRKEREITDTAEIESILKSAEVATLALIDGDTPYALPLNFGYRERTLFIHCALEGRKIDMLRRHPSVAFSVFDNYAVIRGETACHWGVRYRSVLGTGRVRFITDAAEKKRALDILMSKFTEGPFVYDEKQMSRTCTFAVDIATMSGKQKL